One genomic window of Branchiostoma floridae strain S238N-H82 chromosome 4, Bfl_VNyyK, whole genome shotgun sequence includes the following:
- the LOC118414534 gene encoding cell growth-regulating nucleolar protein-like has protein sequence MVFFNCNACGQTVKKNQVEKHYLTVCRSCDMLSCLDCGKDFWGDDYKTHTQCISEEDKYGGKGITGHRMTKGEAKQDAWLKQVQKAMNDANASPQVRNLWERLSQYSNIPRKKGKFENFVKNSLRIHNNHLVTQVWEVFSAAQQQQKEQQQDQEKQKESEQKEKEEILKEHLTKDKNLENDSKEESGKVSKRQKKEERRLKANKKEKKDRSKENGDTETDTKQKKQKKSKETEENMLENGTLERRKKKKLKSPKNEECQLKQDDVSGPQKSKRKKRKHQDLKEDTCEEKVAEEDSNTENEEDQPKKKKKKLAQPKEEQNVNSAKFPWESVISAVLLKADDHQVSVKKLTKKVIAEFHARGGDGKTRTEEKLLATFHKKVNKNPRFKVIKDRVTLVQ, from the exons ATGGTGTTCTTCAACTGTAACGCCTGTGGGCAGACTGTGAAGAAGAATCAGGTGGAGAAACACTACCTGACTGTCTGCCGCAGCTGTGACATGTTGTCCTGTCTGGACTGTGGCAAGGACTTCTG GGGAGATGACTACAAGACCCACACACAGTGTATCAGTGAGGAAGACAAGTATGGAGGTAAAGGCATCACGGGGCACAGGATGACCAAGGGTGAGGCTAAGCAGGATGCCTGGTTAAAA CAAGTACAGAAGGCCATGAATGATGCCAATGCTTCTCCACAAGTAAGAAACCTGTGGGAGAGACTATCACAGTATTCCAACATTCCCAGGAAGAAGGGCAAGTTCGAG AATTTTGTGAAGAACAGCTTGCGGATCCACAACAACCACCTGGTGACCCAGGTGTGGGAGGTGTTCTCTGCTGCACAGCAACAACAGAAGGAGCAGCAGCAGGACCAAGAGAAACAGAAG GAATCAGAACAAAAAGAGAAAGAGGAAATTTTAAAAGAACACCTGACAAAAGACAAAAACTTGGAGAATGATTCCAAGGAGGAGAGTGGGAAGGTCAGCAAACGGCAGAAGAAGGAAGAGAGACGATTGAAGGCcaacaaaaaagagaaaaaggaCAGGTCTAAGGAAAATGGTGATACTGAGACAGATACAAAGCAAAAGAAGCAGAAAAAGAGTAAGGAGACAGAAGAAAATATGTTGGAAAATGGCACACTagagagaagaaagaagaaaaaattgaagtcaccaaaaaatgaagaatgtcaATTGAAACAAGATGATGTCAGTGGTCCTCAAAAATCcaagaggaagaagagaaaaCACCAGGATCTTAAAGAAGATACATGTGAAGAGAAAGTTGCAGAAGAAGACAGTA ATACAGAGAATGAGGAAGACCaaccaaagaagaaaaagaaaaagttgGCACAACCCAAGGAGGAGCAAAATGTCAATTCAG CTAAATTCCCATGGGAATCTGTTATTAGTGCAGTACTTCTCAAGGCAGATGATCACCAGGTGTCTGTCAAGAAACTGACGAAAAAG GTGATTGCTGAGTTCCATGCTCGGGGAGGGGATGGCAAGACAAGGACAGAGGAAAAATTACTGGCAACCTTCCACAAGAAGGTCAACAAGAACCCCAGGTTCAAGGTCATAAAAGATAGGGTCACATTGGTCCAGTGA
- the LOC118414533 gene encoding inositol-3-phosphate synthase 1-A-like, with protein MAAFTVESPNVRYTDSLIESKYRYQTTTVTRGVNGAHKVVPVETSIDFQTERRVPRLGCMLVGWGGNNGSTVTAAILANRLGLTWNTKEGLQKSNYFGSITQASTVLLGSGPEGDVYIPLKDLLPMVDPNDIVLDGWDISDMNLADAMERAKVLDYDLQRQLRPHMEHLKPRPSIYIPDFIAANQESRADNVIKGTKMEQLNQIREDIRDFKTKNDLDKVIVLWTANTERFSDVLTGLNDTAATLLSAIEKNACEVSPSTLFAVASILEGSAYINGSPQNTFVPGVVELAEQYGVFIGGDDFKSGQTKIKSVLVDFLVNAGIKPVSIVSYNHLGNNDGKNLSAPKQFRSKEISKSNVVDDMVESNDILYSDGEKPDHCVVIKYVPYVGDSKRAMDEYTSEIMMGGHNTIVVHNTCEDSLLASPLILDLIILTEMCQRIKFKVGEDTEYQTFHSVLSILSYLCKAPLVPAGTPVINALFRQKSCIENIFRACVGLSPINHMGIEHKLSRPVSFSPKVPEQSSVDIPDTKRPRVASQDIPNGSPIVSNGYH; from the exons ATGGCGGCCTTTACTGTGGAGAGTCCCAACGTTCGCTACACCGACAGCCTCATTGAAAGCAAGTACCGGTACCAGACAACCACTGTCACCCGGGGAGTAAATGGCGCTCACAAG GTTGTTCCTGTGGAGACATCTATCGACTTCCAGACGGAGCGCCGTGTGCCCAGGCTGGGCTGCATGCTGGTAGGATGGGGCGGAAACAACGGTTCAACTGTCACTGCTGCCATTCTGGCCAACAGGCTGGGCCTGACCTGGAACACCAAGGAAGGCCTGCAGAAGTCCAACTACTTCGGCTCCATCACCCAGGCCTCCACCGTCCTGCTGGGCTCCGGGCCGGAGGGAGACGTCTACATCCCCCTCAAG GACCTTCTGCCAATGGTCGACCCCAATGACATTGTGCTGGATGGATGGGACATCTCCGACATGAACCTGGCTGATGCGATGGAGCGTGCCAAGGTCCTGGACTACGACCTGCAGCGCCAGCTCCGCCCCCACATGGAGCACCTGAAGCCACGGCCCTCCATCTACATCCCCGACTTCATCGCAGCCAATCAGGAGTCCCGAGCTGATAACGTCATCAAAGGCACCAAAATGGAGCAGCTGAATCAGATCCGGGAGGACATCCGCGATTTCAAGACTAAGAACGACCTGGACAAG GTGATTGTCTTGTGGACAGCCAACACGGAACGTTTCAGTGATGTCCTGACCGGGCTTAACGACACAGCTGCTACACTACTGAGTGCTATTGAGAAGAATGCCTGTGAGGTTTCACCATCTACACTCTTTGCTGTCGCCAGTATTCTGGAAGGG AGTGCCTACATCAACGGATCCCCCCAAAACACATTTGTACCAGGAGTGGTTGAGCTGGCAGAACAGTATGGCGTCTTCATTGGAGGAGATGATTTCAAGTCAGGACAGACAAAGATCAAGTCTGTTCTGGTGGACTTCTTGGTTAATGCAGGCATCAAG CCTGTGTCCATTGTCAGCTACAACCACCTTGGTAACAATGATGGGAAGAACCTGTCCGCACCAAAGCAGTTCAGGTCCAAGGAGATCTCCAAGAGCAACGTTGTGGACGACATGGTGGAGTCTAACGACATCCTGTACAGCGATGGCGAGAAGCCTGATCACTGCGTCGTCATCAAGTACGTGCCGTACGTGGGTGACAGTAAACGCGCGATGGACGAGTACACGTCAGAGATCATGATGGGCGGACATAACACCATCGTGGTGCACAACACGTGTGAGGACTCCCTGCTGGCCAGCCCCCTCatcctggacctgatcatcCTGACAGAGATGTGCCAGAGAATCAAGTTCAAAGTCG gagaaGACACTGAGTACCAGACATTCCACTCTGTGCTGTCGATCCTGAGCTACCTGTGCAAGGCCCCACTGGTACCAGCCGGCACGCCTGTTATCAACGCACTGTTCCGACAGAAATCTTGCATTGAGAACATCTTCAG agcATGTGTCGGACTGTCGCCAATCAACCACATGGGCATTGAGCACAAGCTGAGTCGACCAGTATCCTTCTCGCCCAAAGTCCCAGAGCAGTCATCTGTAGATATACCTGACACAAAAAGGCCCAGGGTTGCGTCCCAAGATATCCCCAATGGTAGTCCGATTGTTAGCAATGGTTACCACTAG